A genome region from Anopheles stephensi strain Indian chromosome 2, UCI_ANSTEP_V1.0, whole genome shotgun sequence includes the following:
- the LOC118505157 gene encoding uncharacterized protein LOC118505157 isoform X1: protein MDKDRLFLADEVVDMDPNMTNRLQQHTVVLDEGAAPQASTSYSRVSPPKAIIDSSPLQSAMDKNKESLKVKLSVRRTVDQLVQQGIMPSLKTSPAIYEQRRQLERAKTGDMLKAKIKKRPDRVELEQRHILEQCDSNVDPSLAEKRRMLEKALLVDHLNSKISHRPGPLDLIGKNILHVEEPIERMVKEGLVDYASTLDESNVSVATTPSMVGEGEDSLSSEGESLHSVAVALVSQPGPGATLLQHQIQLQPLHAPTQQPQTVLATAAAAPVAQPEFFTLKPTIPIVVNDGTVLAAIATPVVTTIATVPMEQGNKGNKSTIAASNSTSNTSSTPTTALRPILPTPSANLTMTTLPTDMKLLGSNSTTFTSGKEKLVKKKSKSKSITKAKPIKFHEYKGPPNAHKGSSASSSSLAGHGGCGGTGSGGSDNNYQLIMQQQYLLEYLEEMCKKPTGVSSPSSREPQITTDGEEITGSDHTPIDSPLSTGGSSRNKGSTAGGNGSGSGTLPSTPATGVDLAVETLNKLKVSQLKKYCKQYNLAVSGTKSNLIERLKPLIKSIDPNCSLALGSPTGGGAGGATESAELEDSLLAEQQKRIAELQLQLKKSQEELEQFRSLCNNPFVGPGTADTTQPMVVSVAPPPPPPPPLPPTSLGPMLVGSPFSISTADPCDPPSVDAIGPSTADQTTELEHVSAEASVPALEGSFLLEGLTAANPTAVDYGHDMREHIIVDRSPTHRPTLDKVLGQVQPTISGLTMSTDANEERGGGMAPMAGSAMGTIVGRAGGNGNGRPGGGDMQDLSLSLKSVNFDTVNDTEDASMQQDTMMLNDFGDIDLVDFHMHSLDSDGPFPMITNHEPDPADTGEHRQHTAPHQAIGLFSSREDATNGGKLLSNGFTDPAPSQHMHDGMLHDHANQQHAYLNNNDLAGTGCGDGASVMLQLDLMDQSANGKPLTFGSLHHHQHHLQQHHASQQLQHQHHSDSNNNTSYDGSGSRAATIGSVRFSVQDQPVASTSTSSSSSSTSSSPSSCFRALGSTSFSSKHANKQNHHHLNLHQQQQQQQQQHHQQQHQQQQPHHQNLLDQLSTPSATASDTIDSYQDNAMDFESLLVSDTDSMLTANNCHRMMLDCAQDKPMYTYLPDPSILDYFSEDCNGLDYEIKHLEY from the exons ATGGACAAGGATCGCTTGTTTCTTGCGG ACGAGGTGGTGGACATGGACCCGAACATGACAAATCGGTTACAGCAACATACCGTAGTATTAGATGAAGGTGCAGCACCACAGGCAAGCACATCCTACTCCCGAGTGTCTCCCCCGAAAGCGATCATCGATAGCAGTCCACTGCAAAGCGCCATGGACAAGAACAAAGAAT CACTAAAAGTGAAGCTATCGGTACGACGTACCGTCGACCAGCTCGTTCAGCAAGGAATAATGCCAT CACTGAAAACATCCCCGGCAATATACGAACAGCGCAGGCAGCTGGAACGGGCCAAGACCGGAGATATGCTGAAGGCGAAGATCAAAAAGCGGCCCGATCGCGTGGAACTGGAACAGCGTCATATCCTCGAGCAATGCGACAGCAACGTGGACCCGAGCTTGGCGGAAAAGCGCCGAATGCTCGAGAAGGCGCTGCTGGTGGATCATCTCAACTCGAAGATATCGCACCGACCGGGACCGCTCGATCTGATCGGCAAGAACATCCTGCACGTGGAGGAACCGATCGAGCGCATGGTAAAGGAAGGGCTGGTGGACTATGCGTCGACGCTGGACGAATCGAACGTATCCGTGGCCACCACCCCCAGCATGGTGGGCGAGGGTGAAGATTCGCTAAGTTCCGAGGGTGAATCGTTGCACAGTGTGGCGGTAGCGTTGGTAAGCCAGCCGGGGCCTGGCGCCACACTGCTGCAGCATCAAATACAGCTACAACCGTTGCACGCTCCAACACAACAACCTCAAACAGTGCTAgcaacagcggcagcagcaccagtagCTCAACCGGAATTTTTTACCCTAAAGCCAACGATACCGATCGTCGTGAATGATGGGACGGTGCTGGCCGCGATAGCGACGCCAGTCGTGACGACCATTGCCACCGTCCCGATGGAGCAGGGCAACAAGGGTAATAAGAGCACCATCGCAGCAAGTAACAGCACCAGTAACACCAGCAGCACGCCAACCACCGCGCTCCGACCAATACTGCCAACGCCAAGTGCCAATCTTACCATGACAACGCTGCCGACGGACATGAAGCTTctcggcagcaacagcaccaccttCACGTCCGGCAAAGAGAAGCtggtgaagaagaaaagcaagtCGAAGAGCATCACCAAGGCAAAGCCGATCAAGTTTCACGAGTACAAGGGTCCGCCAAATGCTCACAAGGGCTCTTCGGCCTCCTCGTCGTCCTTGGCGGGGCACGGCGGCTGTGGCGGTACCGGGTCCGGTGGATCCGACAACAACTATCAATTGAtcatgcagcagcagtacctgCTGGAATATCTGGAAGAGATGTGCAAAAAACCGACGGGCGTCTCTTCGCCGTCCAGCCGCGAACCGCAAATCACCACGGATGGGGAAGAAATCACCGGCAGCGATCATACCCCGATCGATTCTCCGCTCAGTACGGGTGGATCTTCCCGAAACAAAGGCTCCACCGCCGGGGGTAACGGTAGTGGCAGCGGCACGCTGCCCTCTACACCAGCCACCGGGGTGGATCTTGCGGTGGAAACATTAAATAAGCTGAAGGTGTCACAGCTGAAGAAGTACTGCAAACAGTACAATCTGGCCGTGTCCGGGACGAAGTCGAACCTTATCGAACGGTTGAAGCCGTTAATCAAGTCGATCGATCCTAACTGCTCTCTTGCGCTGGGGTCTCCCACCggaggaggagcaggaggagCCACGGAGTCGGCCGAGCTGGAAGATAGCTTGCTGGCCGAGCAGCAGAAACGCATAGCGGAATTGCAGCTGCAGCTGAAGAAGAGCCAGGAAGAGTTGGAACAATTCCGCTCGCTGTGCAATAATCCCTTCGTTGGGCCGGGTACTGCTGACACAACACAGCCGATGGTGGTCAGCGTTGctccaccgccgccaccaccgccgccactgccCCCGACCTCGCTTGGTCCGATGCTGGTCGGTTCACCGTTCTCCATATCGACTGCGGACCCGTGCGATCCGCCCAGCGTTGATGCGATTGGGCCGTCCACAGCCGACCAAACGACCGAGCTCGAGCACGTCTCAGCAGAAGCAAGTGTCCCAGCGCTCGAGGGAAGCTTCCTGCTCGAAGGACTCACAGCCGCCAATCCCACCGCGGTTGATTATGGGCATGATATGCGCGAGCATATCATCGTCGATCGTAGCCCAACGCATCGGCCTACGCTGGACAAGGTGCTCGGCCAGGTGCAGCCAACCATATCCGGGCTGACGATGAGCACGGATGCAAACGAAGAACGTGGCGGTGGTATGGCGCCCATGGCCGGGTCCGCTATGGGCACGATCGTTGGCAGGGCTGGCGGTAATGGGAATGGCCGACCTGGCGGCGGAGACATGCAGGACCTTTCGCTCAGCCTGAAATCGGTCAATTTCGACACGGTTAACGACACGGAAGATGCGTCGATGCAGCAGGACACGATGATGCTGAACGACTTTGGCGATATCGATTTGGTTGACTTTCACATGCACTCGCTGGACAGTGATGGGCCGTTCCCGATGATAACGAACCACGAGCCAGATCCGGCCGACACGGGCGAGCATCGGCAGCACACGGCTCCGCATCAAGCGATCGGGTTGTTCTCTAGCAGAGAGGACGCTACCAACGGGGGTAAACTGCTATCGAACGGTTTTACAGATCCGGCACCATCGCAGCACATGCACGACGGTATGCTGCACGACCATGCGAACCAACAGCATGCGTACTTGAACAACAATGATCTTGCGGGCACTggctgtggtgatggtgcgagTGTGATGCTGCAGCTGGATTTGATGGATCAGTCTGCCAACGGGAAGCCGCTAACGTTCGGCAGCctgcaccatcaccagcatcaTCTACAGCAGCATCACGCGAGTCAGCAGcttcagcatcagcatcatagtgacagcaacaacaacaccagctaCGATGGCAGTGGCAGCCGAGCGGCCACGATCGGATCGGTCCGGTTTTCCGTGCAGGATCAGCCCGTCGCAagtaccagcaccagcagcagtagtagcagcaccagcagcagtcccAGCAGCTGCTTCCGAGCGCTGGGAAGCACATCATTTTCGTCGAAACATGCCAACAAAcagaaccatcatcatcttaatttacatcaacagcagcagcagcagcaacagcaacatcaccaacaacagcaccagcaacagcagccccATCACCAGAACCTGCTAGACCAGCTGTCGACACCATCCGCCACCGCCAGCGATACGATCGACTCGTACCAGGACAATGCAATGGATTTCGAGAGCTTGCTCGTGTCCGACACGGATAGCATGCTGACGGCCAACAACTGCCACCGGATGATGCTGGACTGTGCGCAGGACAAGCCCATGTACACCTATCTGCCGGATCCGAGCATACTAGACTACTTCTCCGAAGATTGTAACGGGCTCGATTACGAAATAAAGCATCTGGAGTACTAA
- the LOC118505157 gene encoding uncharacterized protein LOC118505157 isoform X2, which yields MDEVVDMDPNMTNRLQQHTVVLDEGAAPQASTSYSRVSPPKAIIDSSPLQSAMDKNKESLKVKLSVRRTVDQLVQQGIMPSLKTSPAIYEQRRQLERAKTGDMLKAKIKKRPDRVELEQRHILEQCDSNVDPSLAEKRRMLEKALLVDHLNSKISHRPGPLDLIGKNILHVEEPIERMVKEGLVDYASTLDESNVSVATTPSMVGEGEDSLSSEGESLHSVAVALVSQPGPGATLLQHQIQLQPLHAPTQQPQTVLATAAAAPVAQPEFFTLKPTIPIVVNDGTVLAAIATPVVTTIATVPMEQGNKGNKSTIAASNSTSNTSSTPTTALRPILPTPSANLTMTTLPTDMKLLGSNSTTFTSGKEKLVKKKSKSKSITKAKPIKFHEYKGPPNAHKGSSASSSSLAGHGGCGGTGSGGSDNNYQLIMQQQYLLEYLEEMCKKPTGVSSPSSREPQITTDGEEITGSDHTPIDSPLSTGGSSRNKGSTAGGNGSGSGTLPSTPATGVDLAVETLNKLKVSQLKKYCKQYNLAVSGTKSNLIERLKPLIKSIDPNCSLALGSPTGGGAGGATESAELEDSLLAEQQKRIAELQLQLKKSQEELEQFRSLCNNPFVGPGTADTTQPMVVSVAPPPPPPPPLPPTSLGPMLVGSPFSISTADPCDPPSVDAIGPSTADQTTELEHVSAEASVPALEGSFLLEGLTAANPTAVDYGHDMREHIIVDRSPTHRPTLDKVLGQVQPTISGLTMSTDANEERGGGMAPMAGSAMGTIVGRAGGNGNGRPGGGDMQDLSLSLKSVNFDTVNDTEDASMQQDTMMLNDFGDIDLVDFHMHSLDSDGPFPMITNHEPDPADTGEHRQHTAPHQAIGLFSSREDATNGGKLLSNGFTDPAPSQHMHDGMLHDHANQQHAYLNNNDLAGTGCGDGASVMLQLDLMDQSANGKPLTFGSLHHHQHHLQQHHASQQLQHQHHSDSNNNTSYDGSGSRAATIGSVRFSVQDQPVASTSTSSSSSSTSSSPSSCFRALGSTSFSSKHANKQNHHHLNLHQQQQQQQQQHHQQQHQQQQPHHQNLLDQLSTPSATASDTIDSYQDNAMDFESLLVSDTDSMLTANNCHRMMLDCAQDKPMYTYLPDPSILDYFSEDCNGLDYEIKHLEY from the exons ATGG ACGAGGTGGTGGACATGGACCCGAACATGACAAATCGGTTACAGCAACATACCGTAGTATTAGATGAAGGTGCAGCACCACAGGCAAGCACATCCTACTCCCGAGTGTCTCCCCCGAAAGCGATCATCGATAGCAGTCCACTGCAAAGCGCCATGGACAAGAACAAAGAAT CACTAAAAGTGAAGCTATCGGTACGACGTACCGTCGACCAGCTCGTTCAGCAAGGAATAATGCCAT CACTGAAAACATCCCCGGCAATATACGAACAGCGCAGGCAGCTGGAACGGGCCAAGACCGGAGATATGCTGAAGGCGAAGATCAAAAAGCGGCCCGATCGCGTGGAACTGGAACAGCGTCATATCCTCGAGCAATGCGACAGCAACGTGGACCCGAGCTTGGCGGAAAAGCGCCGAATGCTCGAGAAGGCGCTGCTGGTGGATCATCTCAACTCGAAGATATCGCACCGACCGGGACCGCTCGATCTGATCGGCAAGAACATCCTGCACGTGGAGGAACCGATCGAGCGCATGGTAAAGGAAGGGCTGGTGGACTATGCGTCGACGCTGGACGAATCGAACGTATCCGTGGCCACCACCCCCAGCATGGTGGGCGAGGGTGAAGATTCGCTAAGTTCCGAGGGTGAATCGTTGCACAGTGTGGCGGTAGCGTTGGTAAGCCAGCCGGGGCCTGGCGCCACACTGCTGCAGCATCAAATACAGCTACAACCGTTGCACGCTCCAACACAACAACCTCAAACAGTGCTAgcaacagcggcagcagcaccagtagCTCAACCGGAATTTTTTACCCTAAAGCCAACGATACCGATCGTCGTGAATGATGGGACGGTGCTGGCCGCGATAGCGACGCCAGTCGTGACGACCATTGCCACCGTCCCGATGGAGCAGGGCAACAAGGGTAATAAGAGCACCATCGCAGCAAGTAACAGCACCAGTAACACCAGCAGCACGCCAACCACCGCGCTCCGACCAATACTGCCAACGCCAAGTGCCAATCTTACCATGACAACGCTGCCGACGGACATGAAGCTTctcggcagcaacagcaccaccttCACGTCCGGCAAAGAGAAGCtggtgaagaagaaaagcaagtCGAAGAGCATCACCAAGGCAAAGCCGATCAAGTTTCACGAGTACAAGGGTCCGCCAAATGCTCACAAGGGCTCTTCGGCCTCCTCGTCGTCCTTGGCGGGGCACGGCGGCTGTGGCGGTACCGGGTCCGGTGGATCCGACAACAACTATCAATTGAtcatgcagcagcagtacctgCTGGAATATCTGGAAGAGATGTGCAAAAAACCGACGGGCGTCTCTTCGCCGTCCAGCCGCGAACCGCAAATCACCACGGATGGGGAAGAAATCACCGGCAGCGATCATACCCCGATCGATTCTCCGCTCAGTACGGGTGGATCTTCCCGAAACAAAGGCTCCACCGCCGGGGGTAACGGTAGTGGCAGCGGCACGCTGCCCTCTACACCAGCCACCGGGGTGGATCTTGCGGTGGAAACATTAAATAAGCTGAAGGTGTCACAGCTGAAGAAGTACTGCAAACAGTACAATCTGGCCGTGTCCGGGACGAAGTCGAACCTTATCGAACGGTTGAAGCCGTTAATCAAGTCGATCGATCCTAACTGCTCTCTTGCGCTGGGGTCTCCCACCggaggaggagcaggaggagCCACGGAGTCGGCCGAGCTGGAAGATAGCTTGCTGGCCGAGCAGCAGAAACGCATAGCGGAATTGCAGCTGCAGCTGAAGAAGAGCCAGGAAGAGTTGGAACAATTCCGCTCGCTGTGCAATAATCCCTTCGTTGGGCCGGGTACTGCTGACACAACACAGCCGATGGTGGTCAGCGTTGctccaccgccgccaccaccgccgccactgccCCCGACCTCGCTTGGTCCGATGCTGGTCGGTTCACCGTTCTCCATATCGACTGCGGACCCGTGCGATCCGCCCAGCGTTGATGCGATTGGGCCGTCCACAGCCGACCAAACGACCGAGCTCGAGCACGTCTCAGCAGAAGCAAGTGTCCCAGCGCTCGAGGGAAGCTTCCTGCTCGAAGGACTCACAGCCGCCAATCCCACCGCGGTTGATTATGGGCATGATATGCGCGAGCATATCATCGTCGATCGTAGCCCAACGCATCGGCCTACGCTGGACAAGGTGCTCGGCCAGGTGCAGCCAACCATATCCGGGCTGACGATGAGCACGGATGCAAACGAAGAACGTGGCGGTGGTATGGCGCCCATGGCCGGGTCCGCTATGGGCACGATCGTTGGCAGGGCTGGCGGTAATGGGAATGGCCGACCTGGCGGCGGAGACATGCAGGACCTTTCGCTCAGCCTGAAATCGGTCAATTTCGACACGGTTAACGACACGGAAGATGCGTCGATGCAGCAGGACACGATGATGCTGAACGACTTTGGCGATATCGATTTGGTTGACTTTCACATGCACTCGCTGGACAGTGATGGGCCGTTCCCGATGATAACGAACCACGAGCCAGATCCGGCCGACACGGGCGAGCATCGGCAGCACACGGCTCCGCATCAAGCGATCGGGTTGTTCTCTAGCAGAGAGGACGCTACCAACGGGGGTAAACTGCTATCGAACGGTTTTACAGATCCGGCACCATCGCAGCACATGCACGACGGTATGCTGCACGACCATGCGAACCAACAGCATGCGTACTTGAACAACAATGATCTTGCGGGCACTggctgtggtgatggtgcgagTGTGATGCTGCAGCTGGATTTGATGGATCAGTCTGCCAACGGGAAGCCGCTAACGTTCGGCAGCctgcaccatcaccagcatcaTCTACAGCAGCATCACGCGAGTCAGCAGcttcagcatcagcatcatagtgacagcaacaacaacaccagctaCGATGGCAGTGGCAGCCGAGCGGCCACGATCGGATCGGTCCGGTTTTCCGTGCAGGATCAGCCCGTCGCAagtaccagcaccagcagcagtagtagcagcaccagcagcagtcccAGCAGCTGCTTCCGAGCGCTGGGAAGCACATCATTTTCGTCGAAACATGCCAACAAAcagaaccatcatcatcttaatttacatcaacagcagcagcagcagcaacagcaacatcaccaacaacagcaccagcaacagcagccccATCACCAGAACCTGCTAGACCAGCTGTCGACACCATCCGCCACCGCCAGCGATACGATCGACTCGTACCAGGACAATGCAATGGATTTCGAGAGCTTGCTCGTGTCCGACACGGATAGCATGCTGACGGCCAACAACTGCCACCGGATGATGCTGGACTGTGCGCAGGACAAGCCCATGTACACCTATCTGCCGGATCCGAGCATACTAGACTACTTCTCCGAAGATTGTAACGGGCTCGATTACGAAATAAAGCATCTGGAGTACTAA